One region of Culex pipiens pallens isolate TS chromosome 2, TS_CPP_V2, whole genome shotgun sequence genomic DNA includes:
- the LOC120419944 gene encoding malate dehydrogenase-like, whose amino-acid sequence MVTIAFRSFGPERDKIAALTARIQEVLKAKAGAGSATFTTAYAAARFALAEPWSAQGERLRARAAKEGHSGAETNIRKGKEFVKKNFVNKKSEFRSC is encoded by the exons ATGGTAACGATTGCCTTCCGGAGTTTTGGGCCCGAAAGA GACAAGATTGCCGCCCTGACGGCACGCATTCAAGAGGTCCTCAAGGCCAAGGCCGGTGCCGGATCGGCTACGTTCACGACGGCCTACGCCGCAGCCCGTTTTGCCCTCGCCGAACCTTGGTCTGCCCAAGGTGAACGCCTACGAGCTAGAGCTGCTAAAGAAGGACATTCCGGAGCTGAAACAAACATCCGGAAGGGCAAGGAGTTTGTCAAGAAGAACTTTGTgaacaaaaaaagtgaatttcgatcatgttga
- the LOC120419942 gene encoding uncharacterized protein LOC120419942: MIRLVVLGLVCAVFAEKREFVPSASMDTEGGWRVIEHPIISYNGLSENEPSVYLSFPKLERLSSEVVGSDFLNNDEEFRIKVLDAQDEGRTALQRAYDSIPESSSSYITTSQEEPLEFLSPLRLVQPPPTFKEESPKSQKFPSFSSGDIKSFSKPRKLYPERFPSFYDSVPEMSNVKNFQQYLAQSDDEYEYIAVPKGSYHKLPKIVEEKPQLYEIDKNARPVILSEEIRYEGLPPFMSPRFPPMPMKMNFPRGGPNMIHRSPPPRSYFKPMPPKRSSIKMKRVVNNSDSLKRAMRSYGGGSATTKGIPLIRGRFQV; the protein is encoded by the exons ATGATTAGATTAGTGGTGCTGGGGCTGGTTTGTGCAGTTTTTGCTGAAA aacgaGAATTCGTACCTTCGGCAAGCATGGACACCGAAGGGGGTTGGCGAGTGATCGAGCATCCCATCATTAGCTACAACGGGCTTAGTGAGAATGAGCCGAGTGTTTATTTGTCCTTTCCTAAATTGGAACGACTGTCCAGTGAAGTTGTTGGTTCGGATTTTCTGAACAACGACGAAGAGTTTCGCATAAAAGTGTTGGACGCACAGGACGAAGGAAGAACTGCTTTGCAACGAGCTTACGATAGCATTCCAGAATCGTCGTCTTCGTACATCACTACGAGTCAGGAAGAACCGTTGGAGTTCCTGTCTCCACTCAGGCTCGTGCAACCTCCACCGACTTTCAAGGAAGAATCGCCAAAATCCCAAAAGTTTCCCTCCTTCTCGTCAGGTGATATCAAATCCTTCTCGAAACCTCGCAAGCTCTACCCCGAACGATTCCCATCGTTCTACGACAGCGTCCCCGAAATGAGCAACGTGAAAAATTTCCAGCAATATCTAGCTCAATCCGACGACGAGTACGAGTACATTGCTGTCCCAAAGGGATCCTACCACAAGCTTCCCAAGATCGTGGAAGAAAAACCCCAACTGTACGAAATTGACAAGAACGCCCGTCCGGTGATCCTCAGCGAAGAGATCCGGTACGAAGGACTACCACCGTTCATGTCCCCGAGATTTCCACCGATGCCAATGAAGATGAACTTCCCGAGAGGAGGGCCAAACATGATCCACAGATCGCCGCCGCCGCGGTCTTACTTCAAGCCGATGCCTCCGAAGCGATCTTCGATCAAAATGAAACGAGTCGTGAACAATTCGGACTCGCTGAAGCGGGCGATGCGATCGTACGGAGGAGGATCGGCGACTACCAAAGGGATTCCACTGATTCGGGGACGGTTCCAAGTTTAG
- the LOC120419943 gene encoding homeobox protein 4-like, which yields MELQHQIYLLVAIFGGVCTLLLVLIIILGIFVRNVRKSIKDEDEQPPRSINYGFEHDTTSRNNITNDDLRSMKSEAIRRPPHKSNLTKPRNDDSRHQSNVRPNTKDTKRSQKGNEGRGPPRKQRQYSESGDTSGRYSDSAFDNEINNMFDIDGYDDDDDRDSVVSADRDYNNRGHRNHSQGRSVPPPPPSNNNNNRNRNNNNPPPGMNRGGPPGGGGGGGPRSMYPAGNPHEAKTYFNERGMNY from the exons ATGGAGCTCCAGCATCAAATTTATCTACTTGTGGCCATATTTGGCGGTGTTTGCACACTGCTGCTGGTTCTGATcataattttgggaattttcgtGCGAAATGTTCGCAAGTCAATCAAGGACGAGGACGAGCAACCACC ACGAAGCATAAACTATGGATTTGAGCACGACACGACATCGCGCAACAACATTACCAACGACGATTTACGGTCCATGAAGTCGGAGGCCATCCGGAGACCACCGCACAAGAGCAATCTGACGAAACC CCGCAATGACGACTCCCGGCACCAGTCGAACGTCCGTCCCAACACCAAGGACACCAAGCGCTCCCAAAAAGGTAACGAAGGCCGCGGTCCACCGCGGAAGCAACGCCAGTATTCCGAAAGTGGGGACACCTCGGGCCGGTATTCGGACAGCGCGTTCGACAACGAAATCAACAACATGTTCGACATTGACgggtacgacgacgacgacgaccgggaCAGTGTCGTGAGTGCGGATCGGGACTATAATAACCGGGGCCATCGGAATCATAGTCAGGGTCGATCAGTTCCGCCGCCACCTCCTTCGAACAACAATAATAATCGGAACAGGAACAATAATAATCCGCCTCCTGGGATGAATCGGGGAGGTCCGCCGGGCGGAGGAGGTGGCGGTGGCCCGAGGTCGATGTATCCGGCCGGGAATCCGCACGAGGCAAAGACCTACTTCAACGAGAGGGGCATGAACTACTGA
- the LOC120419937 gene encoding exosome complex component RRP42: MANVLLSEAEKTYILHGIQKGYRNDGRTNRDYRPMELETDVVVHAMGSARLRLANTDILVAIKADIDVPSPDRPKEGKIEFFVDCSANATPDFEGRGGEELATEISNTLSKAYLSQQALDLSPLCILAKHQCWKLYADILILECGGNLFDAVSLAVKAALYNTKLPRVSSAELDGGAMDIILTDDPYDCERLTIQTVPLLVTVCKIGDHCVVDPSAEEEECSTISVVIGVSYKSDGSGDITSIRTSGDGSFHADTLTKSLELGVSAGAYLDKALMEALRSDEEKNTKPLGEKEIFGFLK, translated from the exons ATGGCAAACGTTCTGTTAAGTGAGGCGGAAAAGACTTATATTCTGCATGGAATTCAA AAAGGTTACCGCAACGATGGCCGCACGAACCGGGACTACCGCCCGATGGAGCTGGAAACGGACGTGGTCGTTCACGCGATGGGCTCGGCCCGTCTTCGCCTTGCCAACACCGACATCCTGGTCGCGATCAAAGCCGACATCGACGTACCAAGCCCGGACCGCCCAAAGGAGGGCAAAATCGAATTCTTCGTCGATTGTTCCGCCAACGCCACGCCCGATTTCGAGGGACGCGGCGGCGAAGAGCTGGCCACCGAGATTTCCAACACCCTCTCGAAGGCGTACCTCTCGCAGCAGGCCCTCGACCTGAGTCCGCTTTGCATCCTCGCCAAACACCAGTGCTGGAAGCTGTACGCGGACATTCTCATCCTGGAGTGCGGCGGAAACCTGTTCGACGCCGTCTCGTTGGCCGTGAAGGCCGCCCTGTACAACACCAAGCTGCCGCGGGTTTCCTCTGCCGAGCTGGACGGTGGAGCGATGGACATTATCCTGACCGACGATCCGTACGATTGCGAACGGTTGACCATCCAGACGGTTCCGCTGCTGGTGACCGTGTGCAAGATCGGCGACCACTGCGTGGTGGATCCGTCGGCCGAGGAAGAAGAGTGCAGCACCATCAGCGTGGTCATCGGAGTGTCGTACAAGAGCGACGGCAGTGGGGACATTACGTCGATACGAACGTCCGGCGATGGGTCGTTCCACGCGGACACGCTCACCAAGAGCTTGGAGCTGGGCGTCAGTGCGGGGGCGTATCTGGACAAGGCACTGATGGAGGCGCTGCGGTCCGACGAGGAAAAGAACACGAAACCGTTGGGCGAGAAGGAAATCtttggatttttgaaataa
- the LOC120419936 gene encoding DNA mismatch repair protein Mlh1 produces MEAEPGVIRKLDEVVVNRIAAGEIIQRPANALKEMIENSLDAKSTSIQVVVKVGGLKSLQIQDNGTGIRREDLDIVCERFTTSKLQKFEDLSSIDTYGFRGEALASISHVAHLTITTKTKQDKCAYKASYEDGKLKGTIKPCAGNQGTQITVEDLFYNVPLRKQSLKAPNEEFQRISDVVSKYAVHNPQTGFLLKKFGENAAIRTQAKSTVENNIKLIYGGSIGKALLKIAIDDPILQLKVDGHITDVNFSLKKGIFLLFINHRAVESANLKKAIDNIYSSYLPKGCAPFLYLSLELDPNNVDVNVHPTKHEVHFLHEDECVDKIKEAVERALLGGNASRTFYQQALLPGASAPAVTAADAAKANDTTRLDYKFVRTDHNDQKLEKFFGTTAVARRESSGDVIGKKAKQRPVKETKLTSVLNLRKAVEDACDLDLRKIFSELTFVGVIDRWKALIQYDTKMFLTSTRVLCQELCYQMLLFNFGNLGAISLSPAISVAELASLALQDPDNGWTEEDGPIAELAERIVEILVSKAPIMREYFGLSISEEGLLESIPVVIEDYTPSVVHLATYVLRLATEVEWDDEQECFQSFCRETAEYYAKIALTKEDQEYKWETEHAIYPAIKQYLLPPKSFGKNGTILQVANLPELYRVFERC; encoded by the exons ATGGAGGCAGAACCGGGAGTTATCCGCAAGTTGGACGAAGTCGTGGTCAACCGGATCGCAGCTGGTGAAATCATCCAGCGTCCGGCAAATGCCCTCAAGGAGATGATCGAAAATAGTTTGGACGCGAAATCCACAAGCATTCAGGTGGTGGTCAAAGTGGGTGGTCTCAAGTCGCTCCAGATCCAGGACAACGGAACCGGCATCCGGCGGGAAGATCTGGACATTGTGTGCGAACGGTTCACCACCTCGAAGTTgcaaaagtttgaagatctgtcGTCGATCGATACGTATGGATTCCGGGGAGAGGCCCTGGCCAGTATCAGTCACGTGGCCCACTTGACTATCACGACCAAGACCAAGCAGGACAAGTGCGCGTACAAGGCTTCATACGAAGATGGTAAGTTAAAGGGGACGATCAAACCGTGCGCCGGAAATCAGGGAACGCAAATAACCGTCGAAGACCTGTTCTACAATGTCCCCTTGCGGAAGCAATCCCTGAAAGCGCCCAACGAAGAGTTTCAACGAATCTCCGACGTTGTCAGCAAGTACGCCGTCCACAACCCACAAACCGGTTTCCTGCTCAAGAAATTCGGTGAAAACGCTGCAATTCGGACGCAGGCCAAATCTACCGTTGAAAACAACATCAAACTAATCTACGGCGGTTCAATCGGTAAAGCCCTGCTCAAAATCGCCATCGACGACCCCATTCTCCAGCTTAAAGTCGACGGTCACATAACCGACGTCAACTTCTCCCTGAAAAAGGGAATCTTCCTCCTGTTCATCAACCACCGCGCCGTCGAATCCGCAAACCTCAAAAAAGCCATCGACAACATCTACTCGTCCTACCTTCCCAAAGGATGCGCTCCCTTCCTCTATCTCTCACTGGAACTCGATCCCAACAACGTGGACGTAAACGTGCACCCCACCAAGCACGAAGTTCACTTTCTCCACGAAGACGAATGCGTCGATAAGATCAAAGAAGCGGTCGAGCGAGCCCTGCTCGGGGGAAATGCGTCGCGAACATTCTATCAGCAGGCGCTTCTTCCGGGGGCGAGTGCTCCGGCGGTGACCGCGGCGGATGCGGCCAAAGCAAATGACACCACGCGGCTCGATTACAAGTTTGTGCGCACCGACCACAACGACCAAAAGCTGGAAAAGTTCTTCGGGACGACGGCGGTCGCGAGGAGGGAAAGTTCCGGCGATGTCATCGGCAAGAAGGCGAAGCAGCGACCGGTCAA AGAAACCAAACTGACCAGCGTGCTAAACCTGCGCAAAGCGGTCGAGGACGCGTGCGATCTGGACCTGCGCAAAATCTTCAGCGAGCTCACCTTTGTCGGCGTCATTGATCGCTGGAAAGCCCTCATCCAGTACGACACCAAGATGTTTCTCACCTCGACTCGGGTGCTGTGCCAAGAGTTGTGCTACCAAATGCTGCTGTTCAACTTTGGCAATCTCGGTGCGATTAGCTTGAGTCCAGCGATTTCGGTAGCCGAGTTGGCCTCGCTAGCGCTGCAGGATCCGGACAACGGCTGGACCGAGGAGGACGGTCCGATCGCGGAGCTGGCGGAACGAATCGTCGAGATTTTGGTGAGCAAGGCGCCGATCATGAGGGAGTATTTTGGGCTGAGCATAAGCGAGGAGGGGCTGCTGGAGTCGATTCCGGTGGTGATTGAAGATTATACGCCGTCGGTTGTCCATCTGGCGACGTACGTGCTCCGGCTGGCGACGGAGGTCGAGTGGGACGACGAGCAGGAGTGCTTCCAGTCGTTTTGCCGTGAAACCGCGGAATATTATGCAAAGATTGCTCTAACTAAAGAGGACCAGGAGTACAAGTGGGAAACGGAACACGCAATCTATCCGGCCATCAAACAGTATCTGTTGCCACCGAAATCGTTCGGGAAGAACGGAACCATCTTGCAAGTCGCGAATCTGCCCGAACTTTATCGAGTATTCGAAAGGTGTTAA
- the LOC120419938 gene encoding succinate dehydrogenase assembly factor 2, mitochondrial: MASFCLSRCCALRGSTAVGWSLRTIGTSRVSLAGEGERPPPMIDLEDKSLPIPIYKEKHNEPLKLQKSRLLYQSRKRGMLENGLLLSTFAAKYLESLDARQTKLYDTLINMPTNDWDIFYWATGVKPTPQEYDNEIMNMLKEHVKNANKEKRLCQPALY, from the exons ATGGCTTCATTCTGCTTG TCCCGCTGTTGTGCCCTTCGAGGCTCAACCGCGGTCGGATGGTCCCTTCGTACCATCGGAACAAGCCGCGTTTCGTTGGCCGGTGAAGGAGAACGACCCCCGCCAATGATCGACCTGGAGGACAAATCGCTCCCGATCCCAATCTACAAGGAGAAGCACAATGAACCTTTGAAGTTGCAGAAATCTCG CTTGCTGTACCAATCTCGGAAGCGCGGCATGCTCGAGAACGGTCTGCTGCTGAGCACGTTTGCGGCCAAGTATCTGGAGTCGCTGGACGCGCGGCAGACCAAGCTGTACGACACCCTGATCAATATGCCCACGAACGATTGGGACATCTTCTACTGGGCGACCGGAGTGAAGCCGACGCCGCAGGAGTACGACAACGAAATTATGAACATGCTCAAGGAGCACGTGAAGAATGCGAATAAGGAAAAGCGGCTTTGCCAGCCGGCTTTGTATTAG
- the LOC120419932 gene encoding arginine-hydroxylase NDUFAF5, mitochondrial produces MFTAIRAQSLPAIAPLVRRYCVPVVNIFDRKVKRLQRERAAKSDDVALYDYIKEEVGYRLSDRIFDVKRVFKNAVDLGAGRGYVTNHVLGETVEQLTAVDLSPTMLAQIKGTPGLDFRVREMDEEKFDFEADSLDLVVSSLSLHWINDLPACFRAVNRALRPDGVFIGAMFGGETLYELRSSLQLAEVERRGGISPHLSPFTQIRDVGMLLNRANFNMLTIDTDEIVVGFPSMFELMWDLKGMAESNAAFNRALHISRETMMAAAAIYKDMYSKEDGVTATFQVIYFVGWKPCASQPKPLERGSANVSLKDLGKIMDPKNVNKK; encoded by the exons ATGTTTACCGCGATAAGAGCACAAAGTTTGCCGGCGATTGCCCCACTCGTTCGCCGGTACTGCGTTCCGGTTGTGAACATTTTCGACAGAAAGGTGAAACGACTTCAGCGCGAGCGAGCCGCCAAAAG CGATGACGTCGCACTGTACGACTACATCAAGGAGGAGGTCGGTTACCGGCTTTCGGATCGGATCTTCGACGTGAAGCGCGTGTTCAAGAATGCCGTTGATTTGGGCGCCGGCCGGGGCTACGTGACGAACCACGTGCTCGGGGAGACGGTCGAGCAGCTGACGGCGGTGGACCTGAGCCCGACGATGCTTGCGCAGATCAAGGGAACGCCCGGGTTGGACTTCCGGGTGCGCGAGATGGACGAGGAGAAGTTTGACTTTGAGGCGGACAGTTTGGATTTGGTGGTGTCGAGTTTGAGTCTGCACTGGATCAACGACCTGCCGGCGTGCTTCCGGGCGGTCAATCGTGCGTTGAGGCCGGATGGCGTGTTCATCGGGGCGATGTTCGGCGGGGAGACGCTGTACGAGCTGCGATCGTCGCTGCAACTTGCTGAGGTCGAGCGGAGGGGTGGAATTTCGCCGCATTTGTCGCCGTTCACGCAGATTCGGGACGTCGGGATGTTGCTGAACCGGGCGAACTTTAACATGCTGACGATTGACACGGACGAGATCGTGGTTGGGTTTCCGTCGATGTTTGAGCTGATGTGGGATTTGAAGGGGATGGCCGAAAGTAATGCTGCGTTCAACAGAGCGTTGCACATTAGCCGAGAGACAATGATGGCCGCGGCCGCGATTTACAAAGACATGTACTCGAAGGAGGACGGAGTGACGGCCACGTTTCAGGTCATCTACTTTGTGGGGTGGAAGCCGTGCGCGAGTCAACCGAAACCGTTGGAACGTGGCTCGGCAAACGTTTCGTTGAAGGACCTCGGGAAGATCATGGACCCGAAGaatgtgaacaaaaagtga